A stretch of DNA from Megalops cyprinoides isolate fMegCyp1 chromosome 17, fMegCyp1.pri, whole genome shotgun sequence:
TATGGCCGTTTCTTTTGTCCATTGATTAAACTGAGGGACTACTTTGCCACTCAATATAGCCTACTGATTTGAACAAACTCAGTTAGCAACACCACGTTTCTTATTTTGATAGGCTACCATCAAGATTAATTCTATCAACAGTAGCCTACATGTATGGATAGTGTAttgaaacattgtaaaaacaaaccTAGACCCATTCGAAATTTCTTTTCTCCCCCACAGATGGCCATACGTTTATTTTTTACAAGAAAACAGACAGGTTCGGGTGAGAGAGTAAGataataacatataataataacataaccTAGCCTAGCCTAGCAAGACCTGGAAGAACCAGGTGAGAAAGTGGACATACTGTATGAGGTCAAGATTGTTATGGGGACAAAACAGTTAACTGTTTAGCATAGAGAAGAAAGCATTCAATTCACATTATATTCACATGCATTTCATGGATGACTCTTCCTACTTTAAAAGCTTGTTGCTTGTTTTACTATacaaggaaagagagaagaacagGGAGAGTATTTGGCAAGTGCGAGGGAGAGTGAGCAGaccagagaggaaaatgaagaagcagagagagcagtaTGCTGGACAGCAAGCTGAAGCATCAGTATCTGCAGATATGTGTTATGATTTAGGGGACAAGGACACAGGTCCTAAACAGCTTAAACTCACTACCCACAAGATCAGTTTGGCACACAAAAGAGAGCCTTCCAGCATAACTGGTTCCAAAGTTTTAAATGGCTGGAATATTCCTCTAGGAGGAATGCAGCATTCTGCTTTGCTTGTAGGGTGTTtggcaaaaaaattaaaacaggatGTATTTGTGAATGGTGGAGTAAAAAATTGGAGAAAGGCACTGAGCTTGTCTCAAAAGCACGAAGGTACACAATCTCACAAAGACAGTGTAGTTTGCTGGCAGAGCTATAAGGCAAGTTTGTTGAAAGGCAGTGTTATGTGTCAAATAGAGACCGCAAGTTCCTTGGAGATAAATGAAAGGAGGGAGTACTTGAAACGTGTTGTAGCAGTGACCTGTATGCTGGGGAAACAGGGGATGCCATTTAGAGGTCATGATGAATCGCTTGAAAGCCACAACAAAGGCACTTCTGAAACAGTTTGACCCTTTCTTGCAAAGGTATGCGCCCCCAACAAATAGCACCAATCTCTTATCTGCCAGTCAGAATGAAATGATGGAGTGTTGTTCACAGGAGGTAATGGCAACTATTGTTAGTGAAATGAGGGAGTCAAAGATGTATGCCATCATGgctgatgaaaaacagaacaattggCACTCTGTGTGAGATATGTTTCTGATGGTAATTTGAGGGAAAGGTTCCTAGCCCTTACCGAGATGTCCAGTTTTGATGCTGCATCAATAACCTCTGCAAATGAAGATCAATTAGTGGTGAAAAGTATTGAAGACTTGAAATTAGGGCTGTGACAATAACCGCATCACTGCAATACCGCGGTCATGAGACGCCTACTGTAGGGTTGAGCTCATTACTGCATCAccccatttatttatttattttagggctgtcaacatTAAGGCGTTAACACTCATTCCcaattaatctggaaactttaacgccttacacaaatgaatcatattatcaagtttgaccgcaacttccttccgtaattccagtgTGGATATTTCCTGCTCCCTAACCACTAGACCACAACATATTACTAGTGCATCACCACccagagacaaacacatacGAAACATGAGTAAGTTCATAAGTTCATGTTTTACTTAGTTTGGACAGTTCTGGTCATTATGATTTAATCTTCTCAACTtacattaacaaacatttagAAAGGGTCCTTTCTAAAACAATTGTATGCTATTGAAATCTGTGATTGTTCACTCTTAACCATTATTTAGAAGTGTTAGAAACATATAAgccacagaaatgacagatttaacAGGGGGTTGAATGCCAGTGCAGTTCGTCCATATGGGAAGATGGGGAAGGACTCCACGAAAAAGATTCATCCACTTATCATCATAGATCCTTGTTCAATTAGATTTTGTTTGTTAACGTAGGCCTATTATAAAAGTTCTTTATACCCAGTAGCCCCATCTCTCATCTTAAGAATCACTGTCACCTACTgaggggctgagcccccctaaagaTGGAatcctagaatcgcccctggATGCAGTCCAAGAAATGTCCAATTTCCCTTAATGGCAAACCTGATCTTGACCTTTCTAATGAACTGAACActttttataattgttttaatgtctATTTTAGTGAGGAGTGGCCGGTCTTAAAAAATGCTGCTCCTGGTCAGAACAGTGTACACGTTGATGTGGGCAAGGTCCTGAAACTATTCCGGGGtgtaaaggaaaggaaaagtcCCAGCCCCGATGGCATTGGAGGTCACATTCTTAAAAATTGTGCCGAACAGTTAGCAGACATATTccgttacattttttttaagttgtcaCTCCACCTCCATAGGGTTCCTTGTCTTTGGAAGGATTCCATCATTGTACCTGTGCCAAAAAATAATGCTCCATAGTCACCCAAAGACTACAGGCCTGTAGTGCTTACCTCTCTTTTAATGAAATCACTTGAGAAGATTGTGAGGGATGTGCTTCTGAACACAGTGCTGGCAAATTTGGACCCGTTTCAATTTGCATATAGGTCAGGCAGGGGTGTGGTCGATGCGACAAGCAccctattaaatatgattttggCACACTTAGAGGATGCGAACACTTTTGTGCGACTAATCTTTATTGATTTCTCCTCAGCTTTTAATTGCATCCAGCCTCATATTTTAGCAGGAAGGTTACAACATTGATCTTGGTCTGATATGTTGGTTGATGGATTTTCTAACTGGAAGGTCGCAACGTGTGAAGGTTAATGGTGTTTTATCAGATATTCTTCTCTCCTCCACCGGATCCCCCCAGGGGTTCATCCTCTCACCTcttttatttgtgctgtatgtAAATGAGTGCCAAAGCCAATTTGTGAGTTTGCTGATGATTTGGTGATCGTGTCTCTCCTCAGCAGTAACGACCCTGATCATGGCCTGGTAGTGGCAGATTTCACAGATTGGTGCAAGTCATCCTTCTTAGACATTAATGTGTCTAAAACTAGAGATGACAATGGATTTTAGGAAAAAGCCTTTGGTCACCTCTCCGGTAGTGATCAATGACCAGACTGTTGAGTTTGCGCAGCATTATATCTTGGCACTGAAATTGATGACAAACTGACCTCTGAGTGTGGGTGGATGCTGTGTGTAGAAAAGCCCAtcagtgtatgtatttttattgcaagcTTCGAAGCTTTAATGTTGACAATACTTTTATGataatgttttattcttgttttattgaatctGTCACATTCTCCTTTGTCAGCTGGTACGGGTCACTTAATCTCAAAAATAGAAACAGATTGCAGGATATCGTCAAGGTGTGCAGTAAAATTGCAGGTACGACCCTGAATGAGTCTAATCTGTAACTCATCTGTACAAGGTCAGGACTTTGAAGAAGGCCCAGTCAATTCTGGCTGACCCTAGCCACCCCTTGTTCAAGGAGTTCAAGTTGCTTCCATCTGACCGCAGatacaaattgccaacatgcaggacaaacagATTTAAGAACTCATTTGTCCCAGCCACCATTGGCTTTCTAAATAACTCAAtatgatttttatgttgtagtCATCATCCTTTACCCAGTGGGATTTTATGggtttttatgttgtttttgtgtatattgtttaattatttattattgttgatCTGATGTTGTGTGGATACTGCTGGCTGTACAACAAATTGCATCTTGGGGATAATAAAGATATCCTTGATCCTTGACCCTTGATCTGTCTAACTGGCTCTGATGAACAGGACTGTGTTTGTAGTCCAGAACACCAACAGCCCTAGAGGCCTCTGGCCTTGGGTTTGGAATTCTAAAAAACCTCCATCACCGTGTGTAAACATCAGCTTAGGCAAAAAAGCCTCCATGACCGTGCACAAACATTGACATAGACTTATGTGGCCCATGCAATGAGAGGGTCAAAAGATTACACTTACCCCTATTTCtatcattgtgtttttgtgtcgTTTGTCCTACTGTGATTGGCTTATGTACATGTCGAAATGTAATGCACTTTCTTGCAGCCTTTCTTGCCAGGTCTCTCCCAAAAAAAGGTTCTTAAGTATTCTTAagtaaaggttaaataaatgtatgaataaataaactgtgTACTGTGGTGTGAATGAGATTATACTGTAAAATTATACTGGGTTAAAGTGGGTTTTAATAAAGTTGATTACTTCATGAAAGAATGGtgggacattaaaaaaaaaaataaaaaaacttgcCGACCAGACCTGCATTCTGTTCCAGTTATGGCAGCTATCTATTCTGTTCAAGTTGTGGTTGCTAGCTGCTAGCGTTGCTAGCATTCACAAGCAGCAAGCTTGTCATAAGTCAtcagtaattcattaaaaaagcatCACAGTTAGCTACACAgagttaaaataaaactgcagatgAAGTGATTTTCCAGAGTATGTTACATCAGCAATGGAAGATGTGCATCAATTGAAGCTCCagttcaagaaaacaaaagatcTGAAGGGAGGACAAGGGGGAATCCTACTCACAAGTGGTAGAATCCAGTATGCTTTGGAAATACAATAGAATGttcaaatatgttaaaaaatccaaaaataaatgattgtgatataataataaatatatagttTCTTACAAAATATTCTCTTCAACTACACTATATTAGTGTAATATGtaactacataaataaaaaatggagcACCTAGAACCTGATCTGTTCAACCTTAAGTGAATTTTCCTTCAGTGATGTAGTTACTGTAGCTGTTACAGATTTAAGTGTGATTTAAGTTAATTTTAGTCTTGAAGCATTCTGTGGAATCATTCTGTGGGAAATGTAGCTTCAACAAATCATTCTGAGGCTTTGTTGTCACTTCACTATGATGTAAGTTGGTCTTAAACATACACACTGTGTTGTATGGCTATATGCCTTAGCGTAACATTGTTTTCCACTTGACATCCCTTTTGTGAAACTGTTTGCTTTTCAGTACTGATGTCAGTGTTGTTCTGTggtacatacatatttaatatatcatGCCACATTAGCCTTGTCACTCTGGTTGAGGGTTAATCTGGCAAATAAGTTAcgaaaatgaatggaaaaaaacagtgtaaaaacatATGCATCTGCCAGGCTTTCACACCGGCTTACAGTCGCACCCATAGCATGGAACCCATAGCGTAGAATAAGGAGGTCCTCACTTCCCATTCAATCAACGCCTGATTTAGTGGCAGAATTGCAGAATTTAATCAGAATTCCAGGGTCCTGTATCTACAGGAACAGATTTGAATTTCAAACCGATTTTGGGGAGGGGGCTTCTGGACAGGCCAGGATGGGATTTATTTACTGTTTGGGAATTACCAGTGAGTTTAAATATACAtgagcagaaacaaaacaagggaCATGGTGAATTGTCCTTAGACAATGAGTCCTTTTCAGTGCTTTGTTTTCATACATTACCctttatgttgttttctttgaagGGGTCTCAggatgaaccccccccccccccatcagtaAAGCTGTTGCTGCACATTGCAGTCTCATAACCTCAGGCTTATAAATTATTGTGCTGTAATCATAAGGAGTGCTACTGAAACATTAGtcaatgttattaaattatgtcattatttgtgtgttttgagttctatttaattaatatatatttcatgaatatattATTTGCAAAATGAGCTTCTCattgtaatttaaaacaaagccaaaacacCTATATTAGGTGACttgatatgctgtaaaatgaCCTGCTCATAAAGGACCAAAGAAAAGTGTACCAGATATACGGTCATTATTTAAGAAATTCTAAAGaccacaaaaataatttcagtgtttttgctggcatcacattttaaaaacagtttgaaGGAGTAACATTTACACTTTGGATGTTCGTTCCTTATAAATACTCAGTATATACAAAACATAGAAATGCCAGTGCTTCctaatgtttaaatatactagcaatatttattttaaaaatattttattggttCTGTAATTTCAGTACTAATTATAGGCAGTCCTTGCAATGATAGTCAGTTTAGCATCTTTTAAATGGCTTGCTTTTTACTAATGGGCCATGTTGCATTATTATATCAATGTAAGTTAATGATCCTACATCATGGATCCCACCACCATTGTAATGTTTTCTGGGTGCTGGTggttttttctgaaataaaaaatgttttttaaaaaatctcctGTGTTTCGTTGTGCAAATGATCCAAGAAGAACTGCCTACATATTTTAAggataaacaaacataaaacattgtaaGGCTGTTACCTGGATGGCATACATCttcataaatgttttgaaaatgaaacagatggCCCAACTGATGCAAGTCTTTGGAATTTTCAGAAAAGTTCTCCAgcatctttttttctatttttgatataaaatctgtttctttcccttcctctggtGTAGCGTTCACACAAGAGGTGTGGCTGGCAATTTCCACTGGTTTACTGACTTGGTTTAATCCCGACTATTGCAACAGTGTAGATTATCCTCATGCAAatgttcttcctcctcctcttctcactgTTAAAAACTTCTGCGTCCTTTTTACTCATGTAGACCCACTGACCACCCATCGAGGGCTCGTCTGGAAAAACTCAAAAATACAATGTCCAAGACTCATACAGTCAAAACGTTTTGTTTTTACCCCTACAGGACATATAAGATTTGTCCAAAGTAGAGGTCGAGGAGTTGACTGCTCTCTCAAGTTATTACATGTTTAAGAGCAGcaatgcacatttaaataatttccaGTCTCCCGGTTAATATTTGTAAACAGGGCAGAGAACCTTCCACCTCAACAGTCTATTTCCTTGTTGGATGTCTTCCATGGTTTACACctggacaggaagagaggggaaatCAGACTGGAGATGCGTGGTGAGAAAAGTGAAACACAATATGTCCCATGATGATAAATCCACCCTTCTACTACAgcacataatgcatttttttatcttaacgggcacttttcatttttgtggcaTTAAAAATCCACAGTATGCCATGACAGATCAGacagtgcaaaaaatatattcaggAAATTAAATTACGTGAAGTGTGCAACAAATCACTGTCAACTTACAGAGTGCCCTCTGCAGcttgaaaatatatatgttgCCTTTATTTAGATCGTTTCTCTGGTACCTCCTCAGATTCACTATAGCTCTGGATAAATGCTGCTAACATATATAGCAAAACTGTCACATATCATAAGCCTTTCATATGGGCAGCTGATTATATGGTAAAAACACCAAATGGGTGTTAGTACAGCGAGTACCTCAGTTGCTAGGACACACtcattcctctcctctgctATTATGAACACCGACTGGTATGCCAAGTCCCGTGGAGAAGATATTGTTGATATTCTGCACTCCAGCTTTTCACTGCAAACACAGACCGGTACAGCTTGTGttaaagagagaggaaaaacatgtGGAACTCACTGCACCCCAGCACTACACCCATGGACGGATTATCATGACCACGGGCCCCTACCTACACACGCAAATATTACACGCACACTGCGTGTGCCCTCTCCAAGCACACAGAGTTTGGTCGCACAATAGCACAGGGCAACCCACAACCACACAACATGTATTactttgaaattatatttgttattttgacatgttaaaTTGTCCATTTTAGGTCTGTTTTGTTCTATGCATGCCATGTACAGCACAGAATATACATCTTTAGGAGTCAAACGCACaccttaatttaaataataccTCAGTGAAAAATATCCTACCTAAACCACTGGCTTTCTTCTGGTCTTCTTTGAAAAGAAGTCATTAAGTCATCAAAGTCCAACTCCCGGATGACAAAGCGGCATCTTtagcttctttttcttttttgagtttATGCTTTGCTGACCTGCTAAGCACGCGTTTCTCCATGAAATTGACATTTGACCTATTACGTCATTATGTGATTTAATTGgctaatttacaaaacattcaaacaatttcatactacattttcaaaatcacatttattccaatattttaaaaacaaaaatactttatgTAACGGGTGTAGACTGcgttgtgtgttttatgttacGTGGGTCAACAGAGTGCCTTTCAAACCTGGGTTCTCACTACgaaccccttacggccagcgtcgttgccagttgaaCTAAAGGCAAATTTCCCCTAGCTCATCAGAAACAATGCTAGTGGAGCAcgtctcagggagtgacataaCCACTGCAACCGCTCAGCTACatgctacccgctaccccaacaggctttatgcaggactcacatgagccactcacttcagctctgccccacttacacatgaaaaaagagataataataaatcttaAGGTCAAGGGCCCTTATGACTGTCTATGACTGCACCACCCTCTCTCTTTTACCAGACAGTGTAGAGTATCATGTCACTTTCAAGTCTCTCACAATGGTAACCTAGCTATGATGTTACAGTCACATTGTGAGAAAGTTGTGTGTTAGCTGGTGCAACATAATGCAAGCTAGCTCAAATGCACACAACACCCACAACACAGGCCAGCTCAaacgcacacagcacacacaatacAGGCCAAGTTGAACACACAGTACCCACAACACAGGccagctcaaacacacacagcacccacaaCACAGGCagaatcaaacacacaccacacacaacacaggctGGCTTGAATGCACACTATTCACACAACACAGGCCAgcttgaacacacacagcacacgcaaCACAGGCCAGCTCAAATGCACATAGCACATAAAGCACAGGCCAGCTtgaatgcacacagcacagacataaGTGAggctctcctcctcttccacagAGGAAACATCCCAAATATATGCAGTTCATGAAAAGCGACATTCTTAGCTAACACATAGCTTTcttataaaatgtttataaaattatttcttATATAAACGTCTCTGGTACAACATTCTGGTGACCTGTGACATAACATTTGTGGATTTTACCATTTTATAGTATTTATGTGGCATTTTGAGGCTCTATggattgcattgtgggaatttgACATCTCTCAGCTTACCTGTACATTCTACTCAAAGGTATCTTCTCTTCTAAACACTTCCCATAGTTGTGGCTCTTATCTTGGTGTGATGACTCCTGCTTGCAGTCCTTTGTCCAGTTGTAGTCCAGGTGGTGGTTGTTGTGTTTGTAATTGGTCTTTTCCAAACTGCAGTCCACCTCCAGACTGGccgttttgtttgtgtttttgagctGAGAGGCAGGTATCAGGTTGTCCCTCTGGACCCCAGAGATGTTGTTCATAGCCTCATCCTGCTCGCTAGCTGCCCCCAGCCTCCGGACATGTCGAAGGGCAACGATTACCATGGCAAGGAGCACAAGCAGAGCCACCAGGGCCATGCCCAGGGCAATGGCAGCCCACTGGAGACGGCTGTCATGCTCGGCGGTGGCTGCGATGGGGAGGGTGGTGGCAAAGTGCTCACATCGCGGCCCTGTGAAGCCAGCAGCGCAGGCGCACATGGTGGGCTGTCCCTCACCCCCAGCAATGCAAGTGGCCCTGTTGAGGCAGGGCCGGGCAGCACAAGTGTCcgtggtgatgtcacagctgtggCCAGCATAACCTGGGGTGCATGTGCAGCTGTAGCCATTGATGCGGTCCATGCATGTACCGCCATTGGCACAGGGGTTCTGGGCACACTCGTTGATATTGATTTCACAGCGCTGGCCTGTGAAGCCGGCTCGACagctgcacacacgcacgctgcCATGGAGAAGACAAAGTCCACCTGATGATCAGAGCACAGATATCAAACACTGCACCTGCAGATCAGAGCACAGATATCAAACACTACACACCTGCAGATGAGACCACAGATATCAAACACTACACACCTgcaaatcacagcacagaatatcacacactacacacctgCAGATCAGATCACAGAGAGCAAACACTACACACCTACAGATCAGAGCACAAAAGGTATACACCTGGAACAAAGATATCAAACACAACACATGTGCTGACCACAGCACAGATATCAAACACTGCACACCtacagaaaaaagcacacaaatcaTAAAGACAGACCTGCAGGTTGGAACAACAATATCAAACACTACACATCTGCAGGACAAACACTCCCCACATCCTCCATTgaagtattcattcatttaagaTTCATGATGATTTGTGTTTCTCCATTTTTCATAATTCTGAAGATTGTAGTTTTGCTTATGCTACAGAGGTGTACGCTTGAGGAATTTTACATGGAATTCGGCCAACCTAAGTCTTTCTGGTTGCCTTCATCCCTCCAGAATTGTGGTCTTAGAAGCAACTGAATCATCACTTAAAAGAATTTGTGAGTCAAGTTGCTGCTTGTGTGGAAGGTCCCTGGGAGGGCAGTCCAGCACGTACCATTTGCACAGGGCAGGGATGTGCATTTGTCCACCCTCTTCTCACAGTTGAGCCCAGTGAAGCCGCGTGGGCATTCACAGGCATAGCTTCGTCCATTGTCCTTCTCATGGCACTTCCCACTGTGGAAGCAGGGTGAGTCGGCACAGGTCAGCAGGCTATGCTCACAGTGCACACCCTCGAACCCCTGTGGACACGTGCACCTGTACCAGCCATCCAGGTCCTGTGTGCAAAACAGGCAATCCTGCATGACCCCTGACCCCGGAAATAATGCTAAACGTCATTCTCCATTGTATTAGCTTTGCAGCTTGTGTAGGTTCTTCTGTTATACAAATGTACAACTGTGCCTTCCAACATAATACATTCTGAAATGGATAAAAAGTCTCTTTGATCCAATAAGGTCTGCCCTCTTttctgtacagtgtgtgatGATCAGCCTTCAATTCAGctggctttttaaattttgatttcattccTAACCACTATCAGCACCTCATGCACATTGTAGACACATTGTgcacaaggttttttttcttctctttataTCATTTGAGAGTGTATTCATAAGGGAATATATACTTCTACAATTTCTAAGAGcatattatgaaaaataattagtGAATAATTAGttacggacagctccatcaccccaatccttcagatgtggtctgaagACGCATCTCTTCAGACTCCACCTGGACTGGCCTATCACACAATcgcctccccctcctccccgacCACTCACTTCCCAACTCCTGttgtgtctgctgtcatctttcagctccccatctggatcagtgctgttaaaaattgctgtgttttttgtgttttttgtttttttgttaccGCCTTAATTCTGGCACTGATTGCGCTGTTTTGAAGATGGATCTTGgtagttgccctataccctgtagttgtataaattagctagtactgcgtcctcaaacagactttcctctcagctgagaactactgtctcattgtggaactgtacacatcccttccctgtactgtcgctatacttactgtatgcacttttgtacgttgctttggataaaagcgcctgctaaataaataaatctaaatgtaaatgaattaactgacaaatgaattatttatctgATAAGTACCCCCGAAATGACATCCCAGGTGTCCGTAGGGGTTTAGATACCCCAGGTTAGGGTTTTGTTGTTCACTGTGTGATGTATCCAGAAGACccagaaaacaggaaatgcttTTAGTGGTGGTATGAGAActctgtgtattgtgtgtgtgtgtgtgtgtatgttcggGCAGGCTTACCGTGCACTTCCCCCCATTTCTGCAGGGACTGCTGTTGCACTCCTTCACCTTCAGCTTGCAGTCGACGCCTGTGAAGCCGGCCCGGCAGGAGCAGGTGTAGCTTCCCTGGCCCGTGTTCATGCAGGTGGCGCCATTGAGGCACGGGCTATGGTGTGTGCAGTAGTTCAGATCTGGAGAAGAAAACATGAACCTCAGTGCGTTTGTACAACTCTCCACACAGCCTGCCTCCCCCTGCTCCATAAATAAGGACTCTTTTCCCATGCACTTTGCCACTATGTTGTCAGATATTTGCCTGTGGCTTGGTTGTTTCATATGCATGCAACTTAAATCAGTATTACCCCAAGGATTCTGCAGTATGGCTACTGCTCCAGCTCTCTCTAAACCTTCAACATGGACAGGACTG
This window harbors:
- the LOC118792095 gene encoding delta-like protein 4, whose amino-acid sequence is MAAWLTFSALLSTTILTQVFGSGVFEVELQEFKNNKGLLANGNACKPDCRTFFRVCLKNYQAVVSPGDCIFGTAITPVLGSNSFSTVGGGMLGRLIRLPFNFGWPGSFSLIIEAWYSPLADQPVDTNNPELLISFFAIQRKLEVGDEWSRDVQAGKQTELRYSYRFICNENYYGESCSKICAPRDDRFGHYTCNTDGQISCLPGWKGNYCDEPLCLEGCSPRNGNCTKPGECACREGWQGTFCNECKKYPKCKHGTCEQPWQCNCKEGWGGLFCDQDLNYCTHHSPCLNGATCMNTGQGSYTCSCRAGFTGVDCKLKVKECNSSPCRNGGKCTDLDGWYRCTCPQGFEGVHCEHSLLTCADSPCFHSGKCHEKDNGRSYACECPRGFTGLNCEKRVDKCTSLPCANGGLCLLHGSVRVCSCRAGFTGQRCEININECAQNPCANGGTCMDRINGYSCTCTPGYAGHSCDITTDTCAARPCLNRATCIAGGEGQPTMCACAAGFTGPRCEHFATTLPIAATAEHDSRLQWAAIALGMALVALLVLLAMVIVALRHVRRLGAASEQDEAMNNISGVQRDNLIPASQLKNTNKTASLEVDCSLEKTNYKHNNHHLDYNWTKDCKQESSHQDKSHNYGKCLEEKIPLSRMYSEKLECRISTISSPRDLAYQSVFIIAEERNECVLATEV